A single window of Botrytis cinerea B05.10 chromosome 3, complete sequence DNA harbors:
- the Bcutp14 gene encoding Bcutp14, with the protein MPGRQSHGRSLLKQPKVRTKSKNKTIDAFSAAQQQIGERHRVRQSRLGHAEGGNRPGKRDRDEDDEDEGEDEEFSAKKQKKGPAKGRFDELDIDEGSDSEGNTWKMGVVDSDDDSDIDSDEAFGESDEERFEGYAFSGSSSNNKSSKKRMPQNKELNLDEDDDGEDSGSELEEGDLGEGAVDLADMLDASSDDEDEAEAEGSDQSGFDDEDEDEVSDEDSSASSADDEDEDDSIDPSKHAALQDLIANLPLNDKALAKRRNDGVSEYATPGNFGLPSTKEFIADLGSSNINDRSIKKALKSEKGDDKKKVASTLEVPLARRQQDRLDRSVAYDKSKETLDRWTDTVKHNRRADHLVFPLADPDADSARANNRLQSTAQSKPFNELEATIQSILEESGLATAGGRDDEDKIREFEELEMNKLSMEEVKARRDQLRMARELLYREELKAKRVKKIKSKSYRKVHRKQREREEAKNKAALEEGGFVPSEDELEAQDRRRATERMGAKHRNSKWAKATKATGRAAWDEDARDGITEMARREEELRKRVEGRAVRKEFEDDSDESMDDSDDDMSDDDEGTEQKRLLRRLERAGKDDIIDDSAPGAKLANMKFMRNAEESRKKANDAMVEEMRKELAGEESSSEEEEDGDVGRRTFGPGSKVKDVPTKSQNVNEFEEAADSEDEDNMDVEFTGVDNGPKATASAPKAKKTNGSSGGSGKSFVAEPEVATEGGAWSKVPLKSGMVSKKEANKRRHKSNSAMDVEELDLSQAAVMAKQPKSKKTKAKTAQILEASDEDSEDDGAIHLPFAIKDQELIKRAFAGADVVGDFEAEKKQTIEDEDEKVIDNTIPGWGSWVGDGVSKREKAKNKGRFLTKSEGIKEQNRKDAKLDRVIINEKRVKKNGKYYASQLPHPFENRQQYERSLRLPVGPEWATKETFQDSTKPRVMVKQGIIAPMSKPLL; encoded by the exons ATGCCTGGAAGACAATCGCATGGCAGATCGCTGTTGAAGCAGCCCAAAGTTAGAACAAAATCGAAGAATAAGACTATCGATGCATTTTCCGCCGCACAGCAACAAATTGGGGAACGCCATCGAGTAAGACAAAGCCGATTGGGTCACGCTGAAGGCGGGAATAGACCTGGGAAGCGAGACAGAGATGAagacgacgaagacgaggGAGAAGACGAAGAGTTCAGTgcgaagaaacaaaaaaagggTCCAGCAAAGGGTCGATTTGATGAGTTAGATATCGACGAGGGAAGCGATAGCGAAGGGAACACATGGAAAATGGGTGTGGTGGACAGCGATGATGACAGCGACATTGATAGTGACGAAGCTTTTGGAGAGAGTGACGAGGAAAGATTCGAAGGATATGCGTTTTCGGGGAGCTCTAGTAATAATAAGAGCTCCAAGAAGCGCATGCCGCAAAACAAAGAATTAAACctagatgaggatgatgatggggagGATTCCGGATCAGAACTGGAGGAAGGTGATTTAGGAGAGGGTGCTGTCGATCTCGCAGATATGTTAGACGCTTCGtcagatgatgaggatgaagctGAGGCCGAGGGCTCAGACCAATCCGGCttcgacgatgaagatgaagacgaagtaAGCGACGAAGATTCTTCCGCATCATCTGccgatgacgaagatgaagatgattctATAGATCCGTCGAAACATGCGGCACTACAAGATCTGATTGCGAATCTTCCACTCAATGACAAAGCCCTCGCCAAACGACGGAATGATGGTGTGAGCGAATATGCTACCCCCGGAAATTTTGGTCTCCCATCGACAAAAGAATTCATCGCAGACCTTGGCTCAAGCAATATCAACGATCgttcaatcaaaaaagctCTCAAGTCTGAAAAAGGCGATGACAAAAAAAAGGTTGCTAGCACGCTAGAAGTACCTCTCGCAAGGCGTCAACAAGACCGTCTCGATCGCAGTGTAGCATACGACAAGAGCAAAGAAACTTTGGATAGATGGACAGATACCGTAAAACATAATCGACGAGCAGACCACTTGGTTTTCCCCTTGGCGGATCCAGATGCAGATTCTGCACGCGCAAACAATCGACTTCAATCTACAGCACAATCCAAACCTTTCAATGAACTTGAAGCCACGATCCAGAGTATTCTCGAGGAGAGTGGACTCGCTACCGCAGGTGGAAGAGATGACGAAGATAAAATCCGAGAGTTCgaggaattggaaatgaACAAACTATCCATGGAGGAAGTGAAAGCTCGTAGAGACCAGTTAAGAATGGCTCGGGAGCTTCTCTACCGAGAAGAGCTTAAGGCGAAGCGAgttaaaaaaatcaagagCAAGTCTTATCGCAAAGTTCATCGAAAACAAcgtgaaagagaagaagcgaAAAACAAGGCAGCTCTTGAAGAGGGAGGGTTTGTTCCTTCTGAGGATGAGCTTGAGGCCCAGGACAGAAGGCGTGCGACTGAGAGAATGGGGGCAAAGCACAGAAACAGTAAATGGGCCAAAGCTACAAAGGCTACGGGTCGAGCGGCATGGGATGAAGATGCTAGGGACGGTATCACCGAAATGGCTCGAAGAGAGGAGGAACTGCGAAAGAGGGTGGAAGGAAGGGCAGTAAgaaaagagtttgaagaCGACTCGGATGAATCTATGGAcgattctgatgatgatatgagcGATGACGACGAAGGAACAGAGCAGAAACGACTTCTTCGACGCCTGGAAAGGGCAGGAAAAGACGACATCATTGACGACTCCGCTCCAGGAGCAAAGTTGGCAAATATGAAGTTCATGCGGAATGCCGAAGAATCTCGCAAGAAGGCGAATGATGCTATGGTAGAGGAAATGAGAAAGGAGCTCGCAGGAGAAGAAAGCTCtagtgaagaggaagaagatggcgATGTCGGACGTAGAACATTTGGACCTGGATCTAAAGTTAAAGATGTTCcaacaaaatcacaaaaCGTCAACGAATTTGAAGAAGCTGCAGACTcggaggatgaggataatATGGATGTAGAATTCACAGGGGTTGATAATGGTCCTAAAGCAACTGCTAGTGCAccaaaggcaaagaagacGAATGGCTCGAGTGGAGGTTCTGGAAAGTCATTTGTCGCAGAACCAGAGGTGGCTACTGAAGGTGGAGCGTGGTCAAAAGTACCTCTCAAATCGGGAATGGTTAGCAAAAAAGAGGCAAATAAACGCAGACATAAGAGCAACAGTGCTATGGATGTGGAAGAGCTTGATTTGTCACAAGCTGCTGTAATGGCCAAGCaacccaaatccaagaagACCAAGGCAAAGACAGCCCAGATTCTTGAGGCTTCTGATGAGGATAGTGAGGATGATGGCGCTATTCATCTTCCATTTGCCATCAAAGACCAAGAACTTATCAAGCGTGCCTTCGCTGGAGCTGATGTCGTCGGTGATTTTGAAGCGGAGAAAAAGCAGACCAtcgaggatgaggatgaaaaagTCATTGATAACACCATACCAGGTTGGGGAAGTTGGGTAGGAGATGGCGTGagcaagagagaaaaggcaaagaacAAGGGAAGATTCCTTACTAAGTCCGAGGGTATCAAGGAACAGAACAGGAAAGATGCAAAGCTTGACCGCGTTATCATTAACGAAAAACGTGTCAAGAAG AATGGTAAATACTATGCATCACAATTACCTCATCCTTTTGAGAACCGCCAACAATACGAGCGCTCATTGCGATTGCCAGTTGGTCCGGAATGGGCTACCAAGGAGACCTTCCAGGACTCGACCAAGCCGAGAGTCATGGTCAAACAGGGTATCATTGCTCCTATGTCCAAGCCTTTGTTGTAG
- the Bcalo3 gene encoding Bcalo3 has protein sequence MFNNNEKYRPHILVIGGAYGGFSVVTNVLNLIEGNPQLSSPLSPPPLEDFKIRTTPRITILDERDGIYHTMGSPLAHSKSEFASEAWRRFDDIPILHRNNVRTIQGKASSIDMASRVATYQENSTSPLMEIPYDYLVVATGASRNWPVVPKSTTREEYLQDIHGHIESLRRSKRVVIVGGGAVGVEFAAEIKANFPNTEVYLVQSRPHLLHAEPLPNEFKQRAADILTKMGIQLVLGCRVTKILDDSTPGFKSMVTLSNGMRLGADHVIQTNSLHVARTEFLPKKVLDSHGCINVRPTLQFPSDLVNADFHYAAGDVVSWSGIKRVGNAFIMGQHVATNIVRQICSSRVKENPTALAVCPQIKPMMALSIGDTALVYPKDENDSWGEEQQNLVVGRGLGIDLCSAYLRL, from the exons ATGTTCAATAACAATGAAAAGTATAGGCCGCACATTTTAGTGATTGGCGGTGCCTATGGAGGGTTTTCTGTCGTCACAAATGTGTTGAACTTAATAGAGGGAAATCCTCAATTGTCTTCACCTCTATCCCCACCCCCACTGGAGGACTTCAAGATTCGTACGACTCCGCGAATAACAATCCTTGACGAACGAGATGGAATAT ATCATACCATGGGATCACCGTTAGCCCATTCCAAATCAGAATTCGCATCAGAAGCATGGAGGAGATTTGACGACATTCCCATTCTGCATCGCAATAATGTTCGTACGATTCAGGGAAAAGCAAGTTCCATTGATATGGCGTCTCGAGTCGCCACATACCAGGAAAACTCAACCAGTCCGTTGATGGAAATCCCCTACGACTACTTGGTAGTAGCGACAGGGGCGAGTAGAAATTGGCCAGTAGTGCCAAAATCAACAACTAGAGAGGAGTACTTGCAGGATATTCATGGCCATATTGAAAGTTTGCGTCGTTCAAAAAGAGTGGTAATAGTTGGTGGAG GCGCTGTTGGTGTGGAATTCGCTGCAGAGATCAAAGCCAATTTCCCAAACACAGAAGTTTATCTGGTTCAATCTCGTCCCCACCTTCTCCATGCCGAGCCTCTCCCCAACGAATTCAAACAGCGAGCAGCTGATATTCTTACTAAAATGGGTATCCAGCTTGTGTTGGGCTGTAGGGTTACCAAGATCTTAGATGATAGTACACCGGGATTCAAGAGTATGGTCACATTGTCGAACGGAATGCGTCTCGGAGCAGATCATGTAATACAGACGAACTCGCTCCACGTGGCCCGCACGGAGTTCCTCCCGAAAAAGGTCCTGGACTCACATGGGTGTATAAATGTCCGACCTAC GCTCCAATTTCCGTCGGATTTAGTAAACGCAGATTTTCATTATGCAGCCGGTGATGTAGTGTCATGGTCTGGCATCAAGAGGGTGGGTAATGCATTTATAATGGGTCAGCATGTTGCCACAAACATCGTACGTCAAATATGCAGCAGCCGAGTGAAGGAAAATCCTACAGCACTAGCTGTATGTCCTCAAATCAAACCCATGATGGCATTATCTATTGGAGATACGGCTTTGGTTTATCCTAAAGACGAAAACGATTCGTGGGGCGAGGAGCAACAAAATTTAGTTGTGGGACGAGGTCTTGGTATTGATT TATGCTCAGCCTATCTTCGACTTTGA